The following proteins are encoded in a genomic region of Vibrio spartinae:
- a CDS encoding glycoside hydrolase family 28 protein, with product MYTNLNDFHPIADGHNLNTDVFRRAIATVSAQGGGILYVPPGRYLSGSICLENNVLLYLSVGAELIASPNYNDFSAGVSEVAAEGSYYGFIFAKGKQNVGLLGQGKINGNAPAYNAEIADELGYRKPDAERPRTVIFEECRDVVIEDISIIDSPMWTLHMVSCEYGRISNVKVKNSFKYTNTDAIDLDGCRHFIVSGCQLRTADDGVCLKTSRKAARMDQACEDILVENCLIHSHSSALKIGTESFNDFKNIKFSNCIISDSNRGLALVSRDGGDIRNVSFDNISIETKFTAPCHWGKADSIYITAKRRQAARPCGVIKHITMSNITIRSEGAINLHAEQAGLIKDIRLFNVSQAQLGHHHPDRGTYDVRPPCNPHQSDNSGMDNAYTILEGQTRPWGVWLYPNGLPAVFAHNICKTEIRLESCYFTQQEGSNWNPEKVVFVHDGDTT from the coding sequence ATGTATACCAATCTTAATGATTTTCACCCCATTGCCGATGGACATAACCTAAATACTGACGTATTTCGACGGGCTATTGCAACGGTGAGCGCACAAGGTGGCGGTATCTTGTATGTACCACCAGGCCGCTATTTAAGTGGAAGTATTTGCCTAGAAAACAATGTGTTACTGTATTTGAGTGTTGGGGCGGAGTTAATTGCTTCTCCCAATTATAACGACTTTTCTGCGGGGGTAAGTGAAGTCGCCGCTGAAGGAAGTTACTACGGTTTTATCTTTGCCAAAGGCAAACAAAATGTTGGGCTTTTAGGGCAAGGTAAGATCAATGGTAACGCACCGGCTTATAACGCTGAAATAGCAGATGAACTTGGCTACCGTAAGCCAGATGCTGAAAGGCCTCGTACTGTTATTTTTGAAGAGTGTCGCGATGTGGTGATCGAGGACATCAGCATTATTGATTCGCCAATGTGGACATTGCATATGGTCTCATGTGAGTACGGACGGATTAGTAATGTGAAGGTGAAAAATAGCTTTAAATACACGAATACCGATGCGATTGACTTAGATGGTTGCCGCCATTTTATCGTGAGTGGCTGTCAGTTGCGCACTGCCGATGATGGCGTGTGCCTTAAAACCAGTCGTAAGGCTGCTCGAATGGATCAGGCATGCGAAGATATTTTAGTCGAAAATTGCTTGATTCACTCGCATAGCTCTGCGTTGAAAATAGGCACTGAAAGTTTCAATGATTTCAAAAATATCAAATTTAGCAACTGCATTATCAGTGACTCAAATCGAGGCTTAGCGTTGGTTTCTCGTGATGGTGGGGATATTCGAAATGTTAGCTTTGACAATATTTCAATCGAAACCAAGTTTACAGCGCCATGTCATTGGGGGAAAGCTGACTCTATTTATATCACTGCAAAAAGACGTCAAGCCGCTCGCCCTTGTGGCGTTATTAAACATATTACTATGTCTAATATTACGATTCGTTCAGAGGGCGCGATTAACCTCCATGCCGAGCAGGCAGGGCTGATTAAAGACATTCGTTTGTTTAATGTCAGTCAAGCTCAGCTTGGGCACCATCACCCTGATCGTGGCACTTATGACGTTCGTCCGCCATGTAACCCACATCAAAGTGATAATTCAGGGATGGACAATGCCTATACCATATTAGAAGGACAGACTCGTCCTTGGGGAGTTTGGCTCTACCCAAATGGATTACCAGCCGTGTTTGCTCATAACATCTGTAAGACGGAGATCAGGTTAGAGTCTTGCTATTTTACTCAGCAAGAAGGCTCAAATTGGAATCCGGAAAAAGTCGTCTTTGTTCACGATGGAGACACGACTTAA
- a CDS encoding carbohydrate ABC transporter permease, translating into MTSNNPMLSRMLLWFFAILTIAPFLLVLSASFKSQSEMLQGFFSLPEHFSFQNYVSAWQEGHFKTYFVNSLLIVFPVVIASMALGTLSGFAFAFLKLPGKPFLALLLALGMVLPSEAFMIPLYHEMHWLGLINTRLALILPQVALSIPFSTLMIATAFNQVPKELIEASVMDNTPRFTILWKILLPAIRPTLLTLGLLLFIWTWNEFLIPLVLVNKEELRTLPIGMMFFQNRNTINIPVLMAGAMIVILPLIIIFLIFQRKFISGVTEGAVK; encoded by the coding sequence ATGACCTCGAATAACCCCATGCTATCTCGCATGTTACTGTGGTTTTTTGCCATTTTGACCATCGCACCGTTTTTATTGGTGTTATCGGCATCGTTTAAGTCTCAATCGGAAATGTTGCAAGGTTTTTTCTCTCTTCCAGAGCATTTTAGCTTTCAGAACTATGTGTCTGCATGGCAAGAAGGACACTTTAAAACATATTTTGTGAACTCGCTTTTGATCGTATTCCCGGTTGTGATTGCAAGTATGGCGCTTGGTACTTTGTCGGGGTTTGCATTCGCGTTTTTGAAGTTGCCCGGGAAGCCTTTTCTTGCTTTATTGCTTGCACTTGGCATGGTCTTGCCTTCTGAGGCATTTATGATTCCGCTGTATCATGAAATGCACTGGCTCGGACTAATAAATACCCGTTTAGCACTTATTTTGCCTCAGGTAGCACTTTCGATTCCGTTTAGTACTTTGATGATAGCGACTGCGTTTAATCAAGTACCGAAAGAGCTCATTGAAGCTTCAGTTATGGATAACACGCCACGATTTACGATTTTATGGAAAATTTTGTTGCCGGCTATTCGTCCGACCTTATTAACGTTGGGGCTGTTGCTATTCATCTGGACTTGGAATGAGTTCCTCATCCCGTTGGTATTAGTGAATAAGGAAGAATTGCGAACACTACCTATTGGTATGATGTTTTTCCAGAACAGGAATACGATAAACATCCCTGTTCTGATGGCTGGTGCAATGATTGTTATTCTTCCGCTTATTATTATCTTTTTGATATTCCAGCGAAAATTTATCAGTGGTGTCACTGAGGGTGCGGTGAAATAA
- a CDS encoding Gfo/Idh/MocA family protein, producing the protein MKVGIIGLGHRLSHVLRDMNKADPDFSITGYVDPAPAGLPNLHQFGIEPGQSYENLDAMLSAGGFDLLMVGTPNFMHLEHIRAGLQAGYTVFTEKPVVINQEQSLQLAKLVKEYGENKIIVGLVLRYSPLYQDLIIAKEQGTLGEITSIEATEHIPPHHGAFFMRDWRRMEKYAGPYILEKCCHDIDLYQGLVGERPVRVASFGGRKSFTPEHAPTGAVTVDSEMYHTKPSGWNSTDAVFDSDADIIDYQNAIIEYQGGATLSFHANLNVPDEFRRFCVIGTDGMAEGDFVRNFFKVHDARTTNCLTDKQYEGTAYDGHYGSDELMAQEVVNHMLHGTPLKVSVVDALEAGLTAIMIDQARKNKTVIDMTECWAEFDKALGR; encoded by the coding sequence ATGAAAGTAGGGATAATTGGATTAGGGCATCGCCTTTCTCACGTCCTTAGAGACATGAACAAAGCGGACCCAGATTTTTCAATCACAGGTTATGTCGACCCGGCGCCAGCCGGACTACCAAATTTACACCAATTTGGCATAGAGCCCGGCCAGTCTTATGAAAACCTTGACGCAATGCTAAGTGCCGGAGGCTTTGATTTGCTGATGGTGGGCACCCCCAACTTTATGCATCTTGAGCATATCCGTGCTGGTCTACAAGCAGGTTATACCGTGTTTACGGAAAAGCCGGTGGTCATCAATCAGGAACAAAGCCTTCAGCTAGCCAAACTGGTGAAGGAATACGGTGAAAATAAAATTATTGTGGGGCTGGTACTACGCTATTCTCCGTTATATCAGGATTTAATCATCGCGAAGGAGCAAGGTACACTCGGCGAAATCACCTCGATTGAAGCGACCGAACATATTCCTCCCCACCATGGTGCCTTTTTCATGCGAGACTGGCGCAGAATGGAGAAATACGCCGGACCTTATATTTTAGAAAAATGCTGTCATGACATCGACCTTTACCAAGGGCTCGTTGGTGAGCGTCCGGTGCGTGTTGCCAGCTTCGGCGGTAGAAAATCATTTACGCCCGAACATGCGCCGACAGGAGCCGTTACCGTCGATTCTGAGATGTACCACACTAAGCCCAGCGGCTGGAATAGCACTGACGCCGTGTTTGATAGCGATGCTGATATCATTGACTACCAAAATGCCATTATTGAATACCAAGGCGGTGCCACACTATCGTTTCATGCCAACTTAAATGTCCCTGATGAGTTCCGTCGTTTTTGCGTGATCGGTACCGACGGAATGGCAGAAGGTGATTTTGTCCGTAACTTTTTTAAAGTCCACGATGCTCGAACCACAAACTGCTTAACCGACAAACAGTACGAAGGCACCGCTTATGATGGTCACTACGGCTCAGATGAATTGATGGCACAAGAAGTCGTCAATCACATGCTGCATGGTACACCTCTTAAAGTTTCTGTTGTGGATGCTCTGGAAGCGGGCTTAACGGCTATCATGATCGACCAAGCAAGAAAAAACAAAACCGTAATCGATATGACAGAATGTTGGGCTGAATTCGATAAAGCACTTGGGCGCTAA
- a CDS encoding BadF/BadG/BcrA/BcrD ATPase family protein, with protein MDCQYFIGVDGGGTKCRARLMNVDGEILAECAAGSANIYSAFDKAFETVSRLIADVYLQANLPFESSACTSVVLGLAGANVESYRQCVQKALKGFAHMKVVSDAEIACVGGHLGESGAVLITGTGSQGVRWDGTQFSRIGGWGFSLADQGSGAILGRRAVRCALQAHENLIEPTALTRKIMSQFDNSPEQMLTWSTNATPADWGQFSPTIFHYAELGDVVATQLVRKTASEIDQMLDYLTHQGENGATLMGGLAKPIVPWLSPRNQAVLIDAKGDALDGALILSRLSCEYI; from the coding sequence TTGGATTGTCAATATTTTATCGGTGTGGATGGTGGCGGCACTAAATGTCGAGCTCGTTTAATGAATGTTGATGGTGAGATTCTCGCTGAATGTGCAGCGGGTTCAGCTAATATCTATTCTGCGTTTGATAAAGCATTCGAAACCGTAAGTCGTCTAATCGCTGATGTTTACTTACAGGCCAATTTGCCTTTTGAATCCTCGGCTTGTACTAGTGTGGTACTTGGCTTAGCGGGAGCCAACGTTGAGTCCTATCGTCAGTGTGTTCAAAAAGCGCTTAAAGGTTTTGCTCATATGAAAGTCGTATCTGATGCTGAAATTGCTTGTGTTGGCGGTCACTTAGGTGAGAGCGGTGCCGTGCTAATCACAGGTACAGGCAGTCAAGGTGTGAGATGGGATGGTACGCAATTTAGTCGAATCGGAGGCTGGGGGTTTAGTCTTGCCGATCAAGGATCCGGTGCGATTTTAGGACGCCGAGCGGTTCGGTGCGCACTACAAGCTCATGAGAATTTAATTGAACCGACAGCCCTAACTCGAAAAATAATGAGTCAATTTGACAACTCGCCAGAACAGATGCTTACTTGGTCAACCAACGCGACTCCAGCTGATTGGGGCCAGTTTTCGCCTACAATTTTTCACTACGCTGAACTTGGCGATGTGGTTGCAACACAACTTGTGCGAAAGACTGCAAGTGAAATAGATCAAATGCTGGACTATTTAACACATCAAGGTGAGAACGGAGCGACTTTGATGGGTGGGCTGGCTAAGCCGATTGTGCCATGGCTATCACCTCGTAATCAGGCTGTTCTCATCGATGCCAAAGGTGATGCGCTTGATGGTGCATTGATATTGTCGCGTTTGTCC